The nucleotide window TGAACCAGGCTACGAAGTCTGGTTATGTGATTGCTGAATGTTTCATCTCTGCTGGGCGGAGGATTGACAccttaaaaatgagaaaaacatcCACACAACACTAGTTCAAAACAACTTTTCTTACGACCACATTCATAAGTGACTGAGTGTCAATTCTGGCACACACATATGTGTATGGAAGACAGGACATAGGGATTAACAAACAGCCAACCAACAGTCACTGCCAAGAACAGAGTGTTTTAGATCTAAAAGGATGGTCAGAAGGCACCACTGCTTGGTATGAACAAGAATATTGCAATGTCTGAAAATATCGAAAATGAAACAAAGTTGCATCTAGGGCTTAGATCAGAACCAAAGTCcttaatactcacctgtcccaattcCCTCGCAAGGCGCCATcatcatcttttcttttctttctccttgtgATCTTCGGCTGTCATAATTGGCTGAGATGACAGAGcttgtgggagttcatttattccggTCAGGCAAGGAAGTCGGGAATGCcgggtatcctgacaaccaaagctgacactgcatATGTTCAGcttttgtgcaaaaaaacccaggacaatcagacaggtaggaaagATTagtacagaagggacatcgcttgtcccTTTATGGGATAATTACCTGCATGTTTTCTTAAGCTCCCTGGcggtataatttttttgtatttttaagtgtcaaatcggtacatatgacaattaaaaatacttctaattttaaatttcccacccactGATGCATACACGCCACATGACCTGGccggcatcaccaagtggacacagatgctgggccggcatcgctggagAACACCTcaggctcgtgaggaccaggtaaagcCCTCAATTtcaacccgagtgtggctcggagttaccattttctgtaaaatttcaccctaagccacactcaggaataccgccggGGGTggttaaaagtggaactttagttctgctttaaatgagacattttagtaaatgttatTCCTCTCTTTTTGAGAGTTGGCTATTGCCCCATTACTGGCTCCTTAACATTTTGGAGATATGTAAACTCCGGTGTGTTGTCTTATTCCACAGTTTTACTGCCTGACATTAGGCCAAATCATCAATGCAGAATGTGACCTGGACCACAGAGTGAGATTGGGCGCTGTCACATCAAAAGAGATCAAACTAATAATTGACCTAGTGCCCACTCTTGAGCATAAACAGGGTGAGATCTATCACCACTCTCCGTGCTTGTAAAAAAATTAAGtgcaaacacatttaaatttgtgAAATGCCCCAAGGTGAAACAGTGTCCAATCTCACGAATGTGCAGCATCATATACAAACTCCCTGCAGACTCATGGAACGTAGGTATAGGTAGGTAtcctagaaaagaaaaaatattgtaaaaaagttttttttttttaaataaataaataggaaaactgtttattattttaaaggggCACCTCAGCACTGGTCGAACACTTGCACTGCATCACTGGTTTGTGAAGAACCAGGGTCTGCATGTTTGACACCTGGCTTCTCTCCTATTCATTCCTCAAGGAGCCGCCACTGGGCGATCCTACATGCCCCTGAGGTGCAGTGGTTCCCTGGcacgaggaagcagtaaacaaACTGAAACCTCATAGCCAGTGTGAATATAGCCTTAAGCTGATGCCTGGGAGTGGCAGCATTTAGAAAACTTAATAGAAGCTAAACAGAAATGTATGGAGAGCACTGATAATCCATAGAGAATAAAAAGCAGTAGCACaatgtctgcagaaaaaaaaactgagtaACATTGGCTTCTTTAGACAATGCCGTCACAGTCTTATGTCTGATTATAAACTGCTCCTAAATGTTAATCTCCATTCCTTACCTTTTCTTAAAGCTGCCTCTTTTCTCAGCTTTCTCAGCTTTTCCAAGGATTTGAGCATATCCAACATTTTTTTGGCATCAGCTTGCTTTTTCCTCACCTCCCCAAGTACACTGTCAGCAGCAGCTTTAAGTTCCCGTTCCTAAAATAAAACGTGTAGAGAAGTTAAACTGAtctattcacacattttttaacatgaagaaggatccaacaaaaatatattttttgaaatttaccagtgacagtgacaaagtCTGCCCAAAAGGCTTCCaagtctaaatgtttttttggagtCCTGGAAACTGTTTGGATGTTGAGTGTGACACATAACTCATACACAGAGGCTTCACTTTGTATAAAAGCAGTGTGCACAGCAAGCTATTACAAAGCATTGGCACTGCTTTCAAAAAGTTTAAGGTAGTTTGATAATACAACATTAAACTTCCATTAATAATGTGTTAAGAGTGCTGAATGCCACTAGCAGCATTTTATATTGGCTTTAACACTACTTGAAACTTCATTAAAACTTTCTGAAGCACCTTAAGTGACAATCATCATGCCTATGTGTATAACAGATGAACAGAATACCTTAAAAGCTTCTACACATCTGCCCCTTAATATGTACATGCTGTGCTTTCAATTCAGCCCATGACAACACATGCATATTGGAGAggagtgttttgttttattttgttgatgcATAATGTGCAAGTAAATCATGTGTACAGTCTCCTATGATATTTAGTGATCCCCCATAGCACTTAGCATTTGAGCAGGGATAACCGCTGTCTTTTATTTTGGGGAGGATTCCCGCTCGTCCTTTCCCCGCCTTCTTCATAGTGCAGACCAGAAGTTTGtatacagagcttgttcattccAGTGTCACTAGaaaggatcacaaaagattgtttccagctacataTTTGACCTAGATTGCAGAATAAATGCTGTTACATCATCAGGAGTGATCCAAACTGGCAAATAACCCAGTACTACATCTTGTGCATGCAAGATCTAGCTCTGGATTATTTGCCTGTGTACAGCACCCTCTGATGACACACAACCTGATCACATGCACTTCATGCCCAACCTGGGATTATACCATTTGGTAATTCCGGAGAGATTTCCTGTTGAAATTAAGAATAATATCCTTAGCagtaaataaacaaacacaaaatccTGACGTGTTTTCACCCTACCTGGCTCTATACAAAAATTGTGGGGGCAAAGACCACTAGAAGAAATTGATAACTTGGAATGTGGCTATGATACACTTTGGAGTtcacatttgtaaacataattgtgaataattgtgcCAGCTGTGATTGTGAGGCTGTTATATATCTGTAACTTCCTAGTGTGGggaaaacaatttttagaaaatgttatttgcaacaatgttaataaaattggtatattaaaataaaggatttatatataacgggcagcacggtggctcagaggttagcactctgacatTTGCAGAGTTAGGtgtcaggttcgaatctcagccaggacactatctgcatggagtttgaatgttctcccagtgtttgtgtgggttttctcccacgttccaaaaacatgcagttaggttaattgacttcccctcaaaattgaccttagactgtaataaagacatatgactatggtaggaacagaagattgtgagggacagctagtgacatgacaatggactttgtaaagcgctttgtaatatgttggcactatataaatactgcataataataatattttcatatatgcctttaaaatccctttgttttcttttttgaatttgtttatgtattatgCAACTGGGATGTGGCATAACACCAGACAGTTTAGTATAGTTTTCTATACATGTCtatacaaaaactaaacaaaaaatatgtatatgtctgGACTTTAAAGTTAGCTTACTGGTTTCATTTACagttttacctaaaataaacaaaagccaCTTGGTCATTACCCACCTTTTTCTTCTCCTCCACCTTCTGTACACACTGCATCCTCCAGCTGTCAATCTCAGCCTCCCTCTCTGCCATACGTTCGGCTGCCTCCTTTTCCTCCTCTTCTTTTGCTTGCCTTCTGCGTTGCGAGCGAAGCCTCTTTTTACGCACTCTATCCAATTTAATTTTAACGCATTCCATAAACCCCGGCTTTTCaagttctttaatttttttagctagATTCCACTTTATTTCTTTAGCCTTTTCATAATCTTGAGCCCAAGAGGGCCCTTCCTCTTTGCTATTTTCCAGAAGCTGACACAAGGAGCGGAGTTGTGAAACAAGATTTAAGGCACCATATATCAGATCCCGGGCCTCAGGTAGAGAAACAGATTGTTTAGAATCAGGCTTAGGAGGGAGATTATTTCTACGACATGCCAAGAAGCTGAACAGCCAACGCTGAAAGAGGTCCTTATCTGATGGCTCTTCTTTACCTATCAGCATTTCACTTTGTATGTTTGGGTTAATTAAACTTTTCTCCTGTGGATTATTAAAATGTTGCTGATGTACGAAGTGCAGATCTCCTGCCATTTTAGTAAAGGGATCCAGTCTGTGTACAGGTACAATATCCTGATGCAAGTTGTCCTGTCTAAGAACATTAAAATGAGTTGTATTATCCGATCGCCCTTCTCTCAGTAATGAATATGGATCCCGATTCAAATTGCTTTCAGAATGCTGAATATGACAGACCCCCTGGCCACCTTCTCTGGGAGGTCCACTAAATACATTACTTATCGGATGAAAAAAGGgaggaatgtttgggggaatagGCGGGGGTGCATGGAGAGGTGGAGGAAAACTATATTGGCCCTGAACAGGATTGTTAGGATGTTGAATGTTTTGAGAGGACCCTGGTGGTAGCTGTGGTGAGCTTTGCTGTATAATATCTGGATGTGACACTCTATGCTGCAACATATCATTTATTGGTGGTCTATTCAGAGCCGGATTAATCCGTTCAAGCTGTGAGTCTCTGAAAGTTGAATTCCCCAGGTCTCGAGTCAGAGGGGTGTTGTGAAAACTCCCAGCTTGCTGCTTGGGTTCTTCCACCTTAAACGTGTCTTGTCCAGGACCTTTGTGTCGTAACTCAATTGGAAGCTGTCCGTGGAAGCTGTCAATTGGAAGCTGTTCATGCAAAAACATATTAGACTGTGGACCGCCATGTTGAAATAGGTTGTGCTGATTGCTGGACATAGGAGGAGGAATAGCAGACTGTGGACGGTCATACTGAAGTCCCACTTGTTCAGTGATGGACATAGGAGTAACAAAAGGCGGACCCGCATGCGGAGATACCCTTTGATCAGTGCTGCCCATATGGGGAGGGATGCCAGGCTGTTTTCTTCCATGATGGGGTCCTCGCTGATCAGTGCTACCTATATTGGGAGGAATGCCAGGCTGCGGTCCTCCATAGGGTTTCTGATCGGTGCTGCCCATATGGGAAGGGATGCCAGTCTGCGGTCTTCCATGATGGGGTCCTCGCTGATCAGTGCTACCTATATGGGGAGGGATGCCAGGCTGTTGTCCTCGCTGATCAGTGCTGCCCATATGGGGATGGATGCCAGGCTGCAGTCCTCCATGATGGGGTGCTCGCTGATCAGTGCTGCCCATATGGGGAGGGATGCCAGGCTGGGGTCCTCCATAAGGTTTCTGATCAGTGCTGCCCACATGGGGAGGGATACCAGGCTGGGGTCCTCCATAAGGTTTCTGATCAGTGCTGCCCATATGGGGAGGGATGCCAGGCTGCGGTCCTCCATGCTGAGATCCTCTCTGATGACTATTAGCCCCATGATGATGAATACCACCC belongs to Pyxicephalus adspersus chromosome 2, UCB_Pads_2.0, whole genome shotgun sequence and includes:
- the PDCD7 gene encoding programmed cell death protein 7, which encodes MERRRRQDDGSWNRPHYGSNHSGQPGDFYHEVSPQHHNAALPRTGPFTDFSHGRAQPPVSRDSRPYHQQYAQAGNQTFVGSHHGAMEPDNFHQGRPYTVGDHKAQSGLFHHGNARIEGPQGGIHHHGANSHQRGSQHGGPQPGIPPHMGSTDQKPYGGPQPGIPPHVGSTDQKPYGGPQPGIPPHMGSTDQRAPHHGGLQPGIHPHMGSTDQRGQQPGIPPHIGSTDQRGPHHGRPQTGIPSHMGSTDQKPYGGPQPGIPPNIGSTDQRGPHHGRKQPGIPPHMGSTDQRVSPHAGPPFVTPMSITEQVGLQYDRPQSAIPPPMSSNQHNLFQHGGPQSNMFLHEQLPIDSFHGQLPIELRHKGPGQDTFKVEEPKQQAGSFHNTPLTRDLGNSTFRDSQLERINPALNRPPINDMLQHRVSHPDIIQQSSPQLPPGSSQNIQHPNNPVQGQYSFPPPLHAPPPIPPNIPPFFHPISNVFSGPPREGGQGVCHIQHSESNLNRDPYSLLREGRSDNTTHFNVLRQDNLHQDIVPVHRLDPFTKMAGDLHFVHQQHFNNPQEKSLINPNIQSEMLIGKEEPSDKDLFQRWLFSFLACRRNNLPPKPDSKQSVSLPEARDLIYGALNLVSQLRSLCQLLENSKEEGPSWAQDYEKAKEIKWNLAKKIKELEKPGFMECVKIKLDRVRKKRLRSQRRRQAKEEEEKEAAERMAEREAEIDSWRMQCVQKVEEKKKERELKAAADSVLGEVRKKQADAKKMLDMLKSLEKLRKLRKEAALRKGVNPPPSRDETFSNHITRLRSLVHKRTALYDAEERALRVILEGEQEEERQREKDKRLKKQREKILQQQRELDSILFGDDDPLPSFHPLQPFRQYYLQAEHSVVSLVHIRREWDQFLAPPDHPDASSIPRGWVLPMPPSSEIWATALKPVE